ACCAATGGGTAAAAGATGAAAGTTCTCTCCTTAACTTCATGGGAGATGGCTCCTTTTTCTTCCAACTTTCGCAACAGTGTCTGCACGGTGCTGTGGGCGGTCTGCGCCTCGCTTCTTTCAGAGTTGAGTTCATCTGTAATGGCGCGCGCATTCATGCGTTGACGCCACAAGAGCCTCATGATGCGCAGTTGCAATTTGCCAAAACGATGGCTTCGATCCTTCTGCTGGCGATTGGGCATGCGCGATCATTTACCATAGTAGATTTAGCAGAGTC
This genomic window from Candidatus Methylacidiphilales bacterium contains:
- a CDS encoding BlaI/MecI/CopY family transcriptional regulator; amino-acid sequence: MPNRQQKDRSHRFGKLQLRIMRLLWRQRMNARAITDELNSERSEAQTAHSTVQTLLRKLEEKGAISHEVKERTFIFYPLVREENAMQKATQDFVQRIFNGSVPGLVSYLLKSEKLSPDELREIRKLVQEKGKVK